One Lentibacillus cibarius DNA window includes the following coding sequences:
- the ytvI gene encoding sporulation integral membrane protein YtvI: MYKEKLFQLLRACIVVFIVIMGYFLLNWTLPYIYPFLFAVLLSIVLNPIVSFLEKKIRLPRGLAAFIVIVSTFIIVTGGFILLISELIQGTAYLAEHVPAHFHQLMLIFKSLLDEQILPLYEKFNSLFHSLSPDRQTKIHEYTNKLMNEWASEVAAFLQKTLMQIPGVLARLPGYAAIFLFIIMAAFFITSDWYALNKTIKRAIPKNYRLASSTILIQLQKAFCGFIKAQLILIAITAATILTGLAAAGINYALTISLFAALADILPIVGTGIIFIPWICYLFLTANYSLTIVLSILYGIVIVQRQLLEPKILANNVGLNPLAALTALFAGFQLWGAIGLIAGPFIVIAGKGLYQAGVFHKIGQFIKWN, encoded by the coding sequence TTGTACAAAGAAAAACTATTTCAATTACTGCGAGCATGTATTGTTGTCTTTATCGTCATCATGGGATATTTTCTGTTAAATTGGACACTGCCTTATATTTATCCTTTTTTGTTTGCAGTCCTATTATCCATTGTCCTCAATCCCATTGTTTCATTTTTAGAGAAAAAAATTCGGCTACCACGTGGATTAGCTGCATTTATTGTTATCGTGTCGACCTTTATTATTGTTACAGGGGGCTTTATCCTACTTATTTCTGAATTGATTCAGGGGACAGCATACCTTGCAGAGCATGTTCCTGCCCATTTTCATCAGCTAATGCTCATCTTTAAAAGCTTACTAGATGAACAAATTCTACCATTATACGAAAAGTTCAATTCCCTTTTTCATTCGCTAAGCCCTGATAGACAGACCAAGATTCATGAATACACGAATAAGTTAATGAATGAATGGGCATCAGAAGTTGCGGCCTTTCTTCAAAAAACGCTGATGCAGATTCCTGGAGTGCTAGCACGGCTACCCGGGTATGCTGCGATTTTTCTGTTTATCATCATGGCAGCCTTTTTCATCACCAGCGATTGGTACGCATTAAACAAGACTATAAAGAGAGCAATCCCGAAAAATTACCGTTTAGCCAGTAGCACAATCCTTATTCAATTACAAAAAGCTTTTTGTGGATTTATCAAAGCCCAGTTAATTTTAATAGCTATAACGGCTGCCACCATATTAACAGGGCTTGCTGCAGCGGGTATCAACTATGCTCTGACCATTTCCTTGTTTGCTGCCTTAGCAGATATACTTCCCATCGTTGGAACGGGTATTATTTTTATTCCTTGGATTTGCTATTTATTTCTGACAGCGAACTATTCTTTGACGATTGTTCTATCCATTTTATACGGAATTGTTATCGTACAACGACAACTGCTTGAACCGAAAATATTAGCGAATAATGTAGGATTAAATCCACTTGCCGCACTGACAGCTTTGTTTGCTGGTTTTCAATTATGGGGTGCTATCGGATTAATTGCCGGTCCGTTCATCGTCATTGCCGGAAAAGGATTGTATCAGGCAGGCGTGTTTCATAAAATCGGTCAATTTATAAAGTGGAACTAA
- a CDS encoding FxsA family protein, with protein sequence MRWLLLALLIIPALEIGVFIWAGNIIGPWWVVILIILTGIVGVSLAKRQGIETWQRAQLSMNQGITPAEALIDGICIFVGGVFLFSPGFITDAAGFALVLPFTRGPFKRMLQELLRRWMNNGTIIYRRW encoded by the coding sequence GTGCGTTGGCTGTTACTTGCTTTATTGATCATTCCTGCATTAGAAATAGGTGTGTTTATTTGGGCTGGAAACATCATTGGTCCCTGGTGGGTTGTGATACTAATCATTTTGACAGGGATTGTTGGTGTATCACTGGCAAAAAGACAAGGGATTGAAACCTGGCAAAGGGCACAGTTGTCTATGAACCAAGGTATAACTCCTGCTGAAGCATTGATTGATGGGATTTGTATCTTTGTCGGGGGTGTATTCTTGTTTTCGCCAGGTTTTATAACAGATGCAGCTGGGTTTGCTTTAGTACTTCCATTTACAAGAGGACCTTTTAAACGAATGCTACAGGAATTGTTACGGCGTTGGATGAATAACGGGACAATTATATACCGGAGATGGTAG